In Microtus pennsylvanicus isolate mMicPen1 chromosome 17, mMicPen1.hap1, whole genome shotgun sequence, one genomic interval encodes:
- the LOC142837115 gene encoding zinc finger protein 431-like, with the protein MRSLQLLVPGLHPPNPLALHLLRALAAVDCVLINFCGLADLAIAPVDSVTFQDVLVNFTQEEWTLLDNSQKSLYKDVMLETCRNLTAVGYQWEDYNSEEPCQSSRRNGR; encoded by the exons ATGCGGTCCTTGCAACTCCTGGTGCCAGGACTGCACCCTCCGAATCCATTGGCTCTGCATCtgctcagagcactggctgcagtGGATTGTGTGTTGATAAATTTTTGTGGTTTAGCTGACCTTGCTATCGCGCCTGTG GACTCAGTGACCTTTCAGGATGTGCTTGTGAACTTCACTCAGGAAGAGTGGACTTTGCTGGACAATTCCCAGAAGAGTCtatacaaagatgtgatgctggagacctgcAGGAACCTCACTGCTGTAG GCTACCAATGGGAAGACTACAATAGTGAAGAACcttgtcaaagttctagaagaaatGGAAGGTAA